TCGTGCTGGCCGGTCGCGTCGACGATCACTCGGGACTCCCTGACCCGATCTTCTCGCCGCGTGCGGCCCTCGTGTTCAAGCCGGCGGAGAACCAGGCGATCCGCGCGACGTTCAACCGCGCGTTTTCGACGCCCAGCTCGCTGAACCAGTTCCTGGACCTGCCGAGCGCGGCACCGGATCCGGCGCTGGCAGCGCTGGGCTACAGCGTGCGCGTGCAGGGCACCGGACGCGACGGCTTCCAGATCGCACAGTCGGACGGCAGTTTCCTGATGCGTTCGCCGTTTACGCCCGGCGACCCGTCGGCGCTGGTGCCGGCCAATGCGGCGCTGTACTGGAATGCCGCGGTGGCCGTGATGGAGGCGCGCGGCCTGCCAGCGCAGATGGCGGGCTATCTGCGGCAGATTGCGCCGCTCGCCGCAGAGGCCGTTGGAACGTCGTTCCTCGACGCTGCGACGGGAGACCTGGTGTCCGCACCGCCCTTCGATCGCGTCGATCCGATCCGGGAATCGACGACCACGTCGATCGAAGGCGGGTATCGCGGCGTCATCGCCAACAAGCTGCTGCTCGCGGCCGATGTCTGGTGGGCGCGCAAGAACAACCTCGTGACGCCGCTCACGCCCGTCACGCCGCTCGTCCTGCTCGAAGGCACCTCGACCGTGCAGTTCCTCGTGCCGCGGCTCATGCAGGACCTCGGCATGTCGCAGGAGCAGGCAACGGCAACGGCGATCCAGCTTGCGGGAAGCGCCGCGGCGCCCGGCCTGGCCTCGATTCCGGTTGGCGTCGTGTCCTCCGCGGACATCAATGCCAACGGCGCGCAGCTCCTCACGACGTACTACAATGTCGATGACGAGCTCGACTATTACGGGCTGGACCTTTCCGCCAACTACCTGTTCAGCGATGCTTTCTCGCTCGCTGGCACGCTCTCGCTCGTCAACGACAACGTGTTCGAGACGGATCGCGGCGAGAGCATCACGTTGAACGCACCCAAGACGAAGGCGAGTGTCAGCGGCACATACCGTCATCTCGGCATCGGCCTCTCCACCGAGCTGAGGATGCGCTATAACGACTCGTTCCCGGTGCGTTCCGGCGTGTACAACGCCACGCGATGCATCGAGCCGGATGTTCCAGGCACCGAGGAGTGCGTCGACTCCTACACGCTCCTCGACCTGACGACCTCGTACGAGATCCCGGGGTTCCGGGGCGCCGCGATTCAGCTCGCGGTGACGAACCTGCTGGACGAGGAGTACCGCAGCTTCCCGGGCGTTCCGAACATCGGGCGGATGGCGATCCTCCGGCTCAAGTACGCGTTCGGTCACTGAGCAGGACCGCGCTCCGGCAGCACGGGGCGCGGCTGGAGGACTCGGAAACGGAAAGGCCCGGCAGAAATGCCGGGCCTTTCCCGTTGTCATGCACCAGGTCTGCTGCACCGCGGAGAGCTTCTTCGGCCTGAGGCTCGTTACGCGCTCTTCCCCGCCAGCAGCTCCTTCGCGTGCGCAAGCGACGTCTCGCTCTCCGGATCACCGCCCAGCAGCCGAGCGAGCTCCGCAACGCGGGCCTCACCAGCAAGCTCGTCGACTGTGGTGGTCGTGCGGGCGCCACGCTCCTCCTTGCGAACGAGCAGGTGGTGCTGTGCGCGGGAGGCGATCTGCGGCAGGTGCGTGATGACGAAGACCTGACGGTCGCGCGCGACGTCGCGCAGCTTGTCGCCCACGGCGTGCGCGACCTTGCCGCCGATGCCGGCGTCGACCTCGTCGAAGACCAGTGTAGGCACGTCATCGAGGCCGGCCAGGATGGTCTTGAGCGCGAGCATCACGCGGGACAGCTCACCGCCGGAAGCGATGCGCGCGAGTGCGCGCGGCTCGAAGCCCTTGTTCAGGGCAATGCGGAACTCGACGTCCTCGGCACCGTGGGGTGACGGCTCGTCGACGTGCTCCAGCACTACGTCCATCGTGCCGCCGTCCATTCCGAGCTGCGGCAGGATCGTACCGACCGCCTTGCTGAGCCTGCGTGCAGCGCGCGCCCGTGCGGCGGACAGCCTGGCGGCGGCCTGCACGAACGCGGTGCGCGCCTGCTCCGCAGCCTGGTCGAGCTGGCGACGCTCGAACTCCGCGCGGTCGAGCGTATCGAGCTCTGCACGCGCCCTGGCACCGACCCCGATCACCTCGCCGACGCTTGCGCCGTACTTCAGCTTCAGTCGGTGGATGCGGTCGAGCCGGCGGCGGATGAAATCGAGGCGCGCCGGGTCACCCTCGATGGCCGTCGCGTACTCGCCCATGCGGCGGCCCAGCTCCTCGAGGTTGTAGAGCGCCGCGGCGAGCATCTCGTGCGCGTCCTGCTGCGACGGATCGATGCGCACCAGGTGATCGAGCGTCCGTCGCATCTCGCCCAGACGGGAGCTGAGCGACTCGTCCGCGGCGTACAGGTCCAGGTGCAACGAGTTCGACAGCCGTGCGAGCTCCTCGGCATGATCGAGTCGCGACGCCTCCGCCTCCAGCTCCTCCTCCTCGCCTTCCCGCAGCTCCGCCGACTCGATCTCCTCGGCCTGGAAGCGCAGGAAGTCCTTGCGCTGCTCGGCCTCGCGGCGGCGCTCGTCGAGCGCGTCCAGCTCGCGCAGCGACGCACGCCAGTGCGCGTGCGCCCGTTCGACTTCGGCCGCGAGTGGGAGCGCGTCCGCGTACGCGTCGAGGATGCGGCGCTGCTCGCTCCTGCGCAGCAGCGTCTGGTACTCGTGCTGGCCGTGCAGATCGACGAGCTGCCGACCGATCTCGCCGACCAGTGCGGCCGTGCTCGCGGCACCGTTGATCCACGCGCGGTTGCGTCCCTCGGCCGCGACCTCGCGGCGCAGGATGAGCAGCCCCTCCTCGGTCTCGATCCCCTGCTCCGCCAGCGCACTCACGATGGCGGGGTGTGCGCTGACATCGAAGACACCCTCGACGCTCGCGCGCTCCGCGCCGGTGCGCACCACGTCGGCGGACGCACGCTCGCCCAGCAGCAGCGACAGCGCGCCCACGATGATCGACTTGCCTGCACCCGTCTCACCGGTGAGCGCGTTCAGCCCCGCCTCGAGACGCAGCGACAGGCTCTCGATGACGGCGAAGTTGAGGATGCGCAGCTCGATCAGCATACGCGACGTTGCATGGAGGGTGGGACGAGCGGCGCCATGTGCGGTCAGCCGCGCGAGCCGCGTCGTTCGTGCTCGAGTCCCCAGTGCAGCTTGCGACGCAGCGTGCTGAAGAAGCTCTGCGAGGCGAAACGCACGAGCGGAACGGTCGCGGTGCCGCGACGGACGACGAGCCGGTCCTGCGGGTGCAGGTCGGCACCATCCTGGCCGTCGACGGTGAGGATCAGCTCACCGGTCGTCGACACGACCTCGATCGTGATCTCGACCGTGTCGGGCAGGATCAGCGGTCGCAGTACGAGCGTGTGCGGGCAGATCGGCGTCGCCAGGATGCAGTCCACGGAGGGATGCACGACCGGTCCGGACGCAGACAGCGAGTACGCGGTTGAGCCGGTGGGTGTCGCGAGGATGATCCCGTCGGCGGTGTACTGCGCGACCTGCTGGCGATCGGGCCCCACGAAGACGGCGAGGCGAATGACGCGTGCGAATCCTCCCTTGTGCAGCACGGCGTCGTTCAGCGCGAGAAAGGACGGTCCTTCACGGCCGGTCCCATCGACGACGCGCGCCTCGAGGGTGAAGCGCTCGTCCAGCCAGTAGTCGCCGCTGAAGACGCGCGGCAGCGCTTCCTCGAGCTCGGACGGTGCGATGGACGTGAGGAAGCCGAGGTTTCCGAGGTTCACGCCGAGGACCGGGACGCTGCGCGTTGCCACGAGACGCGCGCCGCGCAGCAGCGTGCCGTCACCGCCCAGCGTGATGAGGAGATCGACGTCCTCGGGCCGGAACTCCGTCGCGCCGGGGAGGCGATCGAGGAGCCCCTCCTCTGCGCGGATCTCGACGTCCTGCGCCTGGAGCTGCCGGCGCAACACGTCGAGCGTCTCCGCGAGGCCGTCGCCGTGCGCCGGACCGATCACGCCGACGCGGCGAAATGCGGTGGCGACGTCGGGCATCAGGCTGTCGAACGCACCATGTCCACGGGCAACGTGGACGCCACCGCGCGCACGCGCTCGCAGATGCTGTCCACGTCGAGGCCGCACTCGGCCAGCTGCTCCTCGCGCGAGGCGTGCTGGATGATGCGGTCCGGGACGCCGAGGATCTCGTGCACGAGCGGGTGCTCGCGACGGTGCGGCTCGAGCGCGGCAGCCATCAGCGCACCGAATCCGTTCACGACCGTGCCCTCCTCGATCGTCAGGATCGCGGAGTGATGCGACGCGGCCCACGCGAGCGTCGTCTCGTCGTACGGCTTCA
Above is a genomic segment from Longimicrobiales bacterium containing:
- the recN gene encoding DNA repair protein RecN, which codes for MLIELRILNFAVIESLSLRLEAGLNALTGETGAGKSIIVGALSLLLGERASADVVRTGAERASVEGVFDVSAHPAIVSALAEQGIETEEGLLILRREVAAEGRNRAWINGAASTAALVGEIGRQLVDLHGQHEYQTLLRRSEQRRILDAYADALPLAAEVERAHAHWRASLRELDALDERRREAEQRKDFLRFQAEEIESAELREGEEEELEAEASRLDHAEELARLSNSLHLDLYAADESLSSRLGEMRRTLDHLVRIDPSQQDAHEMLAAALYNLEELGRRMGEYATAIEGDPARLDFIRRRLDRIHRLKLKYGASVGEVIGVGARARAELDTLDRAEFERRQLDQAAEQARTAFVQAAARLSAARARAARRLSKAVGTILPQLGMDGGTMDVVLEHVDEPSPHGAEDVEFRIALNKGFEPRALARIASGGELSRVMLALKTILAGLDDVPTLVFDEVDAGIGGKVAHAVGDKLRDVARDRQVFVITHLPQIASRAQHHLLVRKEERGARTTTTVDELAGEARVAELARLLGGDPESETSLAHAKELLAGKSA
- a CDS encoding NAD(+)/NADH kinase, encoding MPDVATAFRRVGVIGPAHGDGLAETLDVLRRQLQAQDVEIRAEEGLLDRLPGATEFRPEDVDLLITLGGDGTLLRGARLVATRSVPVLGVNLGNLGFLTSIAPSELEEALPRVFSGDYWLDERFTLEARVVDGTGREGPSFLALNDAVLHKGGFARVIRLAVFVGPDRQQVAQYTADGIILATPTGSTAYSLSASGPVVHPSVDCILATPICPHTLVLRPLILPDTVEITIEVVSTTGELILTVDGQDGADLHPQDRLVVRRGTATVPLVRFASQSFFSTLRRKLHWGLEHERRGSRG